Proteins co-encoded in one Azospirillum brasilense genomic window:
- a CDS encoding DUF47 domain-containing protein, which yields MLLLRAIRSMMPKEERVIEQFIEQARHIVDAAAALEAVMQAGPEERADRTATLKRIEKDADRVAKDAGRGLHRAFITPFDRSEIQALINALDDCIDLMDEVPRLAALYGIETFDDRMMRMAAIGRRQAALLSEVMPLLTKISVHADRILHICGQISDLEDEADEILRDAMKSLIAERPEMIDFLGRREVYELLEAVTDRCDDVGDLIEGITLDQA from the coding sequence ATGCTGCTGCTGCGCGCCATCCGCTCCATGATGCCCAAGGAAGAGCGGGTCATTGAGCAATTCATCGAGCAGGCCCGCCACATCGTCGACGCCGCGGCCGCCCTGGAAGCCGTCATGCAGGCCGGTCCGGAGGAGCGCGCCGACCGCACCGCGACGCTGAAGCGGATCGAGAAGGACGCCGACCGCGTCGCCAAGGACGCCGGGCGCGGGCTGCACCGTGCCTTCATCACCCCCTTCGACCGGTCGGAGATCCAGGCGCTGATCAACGCGCTCGACGACTGCATCGACCTGATGGACGAGGTGCCGCGCCTCGCCGCGCTCTACGGTATCGAGACCTTCGACGACCGGATGATGCGCATGGCGGCGATCGGCCGCCGTCAGGCCGCCCTGCTGTCGGAGGTCATGCCGCTGCTGACCAAGATCTCGGTCCACGCCGACCGCATCCTGCACATTTGCGGCCAGATCTCCGACCTGGAGGACGAGGCCGACGAGATCCTGCGCGACGCCATGAAGTCGCTGATCGCCGAGCGCCCGGAGATGATCGACTTCCTGGGCCGCCGCGAGGTCTATGAGCTGCTGGAGGCCGTCACCGACCGTTGCGACGACGTGGGCGACCTGATCGAAGGGATCACCCTGGATCAGGCGTAA